In Drosophila miranda strain MSH22 chromosome Y unlocalized genomic scaffold, D.miranda_PacBio2.1 Contig_Y3_pilon, whole genome shotgun sequence, a single window of DNA contains:
- the LOC117194798 gene encoding uncharacterized protein LOC117194798, with amino-acid sequence MANSSGGGYTIPTGTLSILPIAANAQLPTITTTASGYEPNDVITTIPVSFSIQRFPSSLSIVDLAQEQDGYSNSGSSNGMTVGPGAGGGGGITTTALLSVKPLNGSGNGNISRNNSFSLSFNLHDPTVRSSVRSAGAPTVDTVDNSSSGGTIALPQSGATATATATSATSTLAKHSPEAKTGEVYV; translated from the coding sequence AtggccaacagcagcggcggcgggtaCACCATTCCCACGGGGACCCTGAGCATCCTTCCCATCGCGGCGAACGCCCAGCTGCCGACCATCACGACAACAGCCAGTGGCTACGAGCCCAATGACGTCATCACCACGATCCCCGTCTCGTTCTCCATTCAGCGCTTCCCCTCGTCCCTGTCCATCGTGGACCTGGCCCAGGAGCAggacggctacagcaacagtggCTCCAGCAACGGCATGACCGTGGGGCCGGGtgcgggcggcggcggcggcatcacCACCACGGCCCTCCTGTCCGTGAAGCCCctgaacggcagcggcaacggcaacatttCGCGGAACAACAGCTTCAGTCTGAGCTTCAACCTGCACGACCCCACAGTGCGCTCCTCGGTGCGTTCGGCAGGAGCCCCCACAGTGGATACAGTGGACAACTCTTCATCCGGTGGCACGATCGCCCTGCCCCAGAGCGGcgccacggcaacggcaacggccacgAGTGCTACCTCAACCCTCGCCAAACACAGTCCCGAGGCCAAGACAGGAGAGGTCTATGTCTGA
- the LOC117194682 gene encoding uncharacterized protein LOC117194682 — protein sequence MPAKKKLEGKAKAGSIPGDTGSVATATMVRRQMPPRACKSKSQSAARPSLSPSRLAKKPSLTPTTGSQAPSQTIAKSRPTGLETIFERPGNEDDGPTSSHAVAFGECQRRVLALDTGEKQRTLSQKSCLKVRNTLGERSTRHMMTLRASRTTLDSVMLGGSDDEGESVGVAPAVAPVAAPEVVPAGGNAGTNQPAPFVLRTSRRLKSLPPF from the exons atgcctgcaaagaaaaaacttgAAGGCAAAGCTAAAG CCGGGAGTATACCGGGGGATACAGGATCTGTGGCAACCGCGACTATGGTTCGGCGCCAAATGCCGCCGCGCGcctgcaagagcaagagccagagcgcCGCCAGGCCCAGTCTTAGTCCCAGCcgcctggccaagaagcccaGCCTGACGCCGACCACCGGTTCTCAGGCGCCATCGCAGACCATCGCAAAGTCGAGGCCCACCGGTCTCGAGACGATTTTTGAACGGCCCGGCAATGAGGACGACGGGCCCACCAGCAGCCATGCCGTGGCATTCGGCGAGTGCCAGCGCCGCGTCCTCGCCCTGGATACGGGCGAAAAACAAAGAACCCTGTCGCAGAAGAGCTGCCTGAAGGTGCGCAACACCTTGGGCGAACGCAGCACCCGGCACATGATGACACTGCGGGCGTCCCGCACTACTTTGGACAGCGTAATGCTCGGGGGCTCGGACGATGAAGGCGAGTCGGTCGGAGTCGCTCCCGCAGTCGCTCCCGTAGCTGCTCCCGAAGTCGTTCCCGCTGGAGGAAATGCCGGTACAAATCAGCCGGCACCATTCGTGCTGCGCACCAGCAGGAGGCTCAAGAGTCTGCCTCCGTTTTAG